The following proteins are co-located in the Armatimonadota bacterium genome:
- a CDS encoding molybdopterin oxidoreductase family protein, giving the protein MAKPPVSIEKLIEDFGPHPAYTPPGGWVGRDDPDKLVKTHCCFCGMQCGIQLKVKKDQVIGFEPWEEFPFNRGKLCPKGVKRYLQGGHPDRLLNPMKNVPGQGFISISWEEAFSTTIKAIQEVQAKYGKDSVAFLSGVSLTNEKSYLIGKFARLGLQTANLDYNGRLCMVSAGAGNKKAFGLDRASNYWEDIVHAEVILLAGTNVAECSPVTTDYIWRARDRGAKLIVIDPRVTPIARTCDLHLPVLPGTDSALLLGILRVLIEEGLTNEAFIAEFTSGWEETKAAALALPLEEASRISGIKVEDIVRAGKMWGEAKTSFLMHARGIEHSSKGVDNVVSCINLVLATGRIGRKGCGYGTITGQGNGQGGREHGHKCDQLPGNRDISNPAHREYICSVWGCTDEELPGKGHTAPEIMEMIHAGEIKALISICFNPLVSLPDSNFTREALNKLEHYTAIDFFLNETAHHADIVMAGSLHEEEDGTSTSAEGRVIRIKKAVNPPGNAKADTDIILELARRLGRGKFFDHFKTSEDIFNELRVASKGGTADYYGITYERIENELGVFWPCPEIGHPGTPRLWEDLKFETPDGKAHFNAVKYRPPLEEPDDEYPVVLTTGRVVSHYLSGTQTRRIGGLVDLCSDPYVEIHPTLAEQYGIADKDWMRVTSRRGEVVLQAKVVTTIRPDTVFIPYHWPGRKAANNLTIRSYDPVSGIPEYKRACVKIEKSETPQ; this is encoded by the coding sequence ATGGCTAAGCCCCCTGTCTCAATCGAGAAGCTGATCGAAGATTTCGGTCCGCACCCCGCCTACACACCTCCAGGCGGTTGGGTGGGCAGGGATGATCCCGACAAGCTGGTGAAGACGCACTGTTGCTTCTGCGGCATGCAATGCGGGATCCAGTTAAAGGTCAAGAAAGACCAAGTGATCGGGTTCGAGCCTTGGGAGGAGTTCCCTTTTAATCGAGGTAAGTTGTGCCCTAAAGGGGTGAAGCGATACCTGCAAGGCGGCCACCCTGATCGACTTCTCAACCCGATGAAAAACGTGCCAGGACAAGGTTTCATCTCCATCTCTTGGGAAGAAGCCTTCAGCACTACCATCAAGGCCATCCAGGAAGTTCAAGCCAAATACGGCAAGGACTCCGTGGCGTTTCTATCGGGTGTGTCTCTCACTAATGAAAAAAGCTACCTGATCGGGAAATTCGCTCGGCTTGGCTTGCAGACTGCTAACCTTGACTACAACGGTCGCCTGTGTATGGTGAGCGCTGGGGCGGGTAACAAAAAGGCGTTCGGGCTTGACCGAGCTTCAAACTACTGGGAGGACATCGTTCACGCCGAAGTGATTCTCCTTGCGGGAACGAACGTGGCCGAGTGTTCCCCCGTCACGACCGATTACATCTGGCGGGCCCGAGATCGTGGCGCGAAACTCATCGTGATCGATCCCCGCGTCACGCCCATCGCCCGCACCTGCGATCTTCACCTTCCCGTCCTGCCGGGGACGGATTCAGCCCTCCTCCTTGGCATCCTCCGGGTCTTAATCGAAGAGGGACTGACCAACGAAGCGTTTATCGCGGAATTCACTTCGGGCTGGGAAGAAACGAAAGCAGCGGCTCTTGCGCTTCCGCTGGAAGAGGCGAGCCGCATCAGCGGAATCAAGGTCGAAGACATCGTTCGAGCCGGAAAGATGTGGGGTGAAGCCAAGACCAGCTTCTTGATGCACGCACGCGGGATCGAGCACAGTTCCAAAGGCGTGGACAACGTGGTGAGCTGCATCAACCTCGTTCTCGCCACCGGACGGATTGGACGCAAAGGCTGCGGATACGGAACCATTACGGGCCAAGGCAACGGTCAAGGAGGGCGCGAACACGGCCACAAATGCGACCAGCTCCCTGGGAACCGGGATATCTCAAACCCGGCTCACCGCGAGTACATCTGCTCGGTATGGGGCTGCACCGACGAAGAACTCCCGGGCAAGGGCCACACCGCACCCGAGATCATGGAAATGATCCACGCCGGTGAGATCAAAGCCCTCATCTCTATTTGCTTCAACCCGCTCGTGTCGCTTCCGGACTCCAACTTCACCCGCGAGGCTCTCAACAAACTGGAGCACTACACGGCCATCGACTTCTTCTTGAATGAAACAGCCCACCATGCCGACATCGTGATGGCGGGATCGCTTCACGAAGAAGAGGATGGAACCAGCACCAGCGCCGAAGGGCGGGTGATCCGAATCAAAAAGGCGGTCAATCCTCCTGGAAACGCCAAGGCCGACACCGACATCATCTTGGAACTCGCTCGGCGGCTTGGACGAGGCAAGTTTTTTGACCACTTCAAGACTTCGGAGGACATTTTCAACGAATTGCGAGTGGCGAGCAAGGGCGGAACCGCTGATTATTACGGAATCACCTACGAGCGAATCGAGAATGAGCTCGGCGTCTTTTGGCCCTGCCCCGAAATTGGCCACCCAGGCACCCCCCGCCTGTGGGAGGACCTGAAATTTGAGACCCCAGACGGCAAAGCCCACTTCAATGCTGTGAAGTACCGTCCGCCGCTGGAAGAACCGGATGACGAGTACCCGGTGGTTCTGACAACCGGGCGCGTTGTGTCGCACTATTTGAGTGGAACACAAACTCGCCGGATCGGAGGGTTGGTTGATCTCTGTTCCGATCCCTACGTGGAGATCCACCCGACGTTGGCCGAACAATATGGTATTGCCGATAAGGATTGGATGCGCGTCACGAGTCGGCGCGGCGAAGTCGTCCTTCAGGCGAAAGTGGTCACCACGATTCGCCCCGACACCGTTTTCATCCCGTACCACTGGCCCGGGCGTAAGGCGGCAAATAATCTCACCATCCGTTCCTACGATCCCGTCAGTGGCATCCCTGAATACAAACGAGCCTGCGTGAAGATC
- a CDS encoding sulfite exporter TauE/SafE family protein: MALGYSMVGHGGASGYLALLAFTAIPSAVGATTALVLNVFVAGITLVVFGRAKHFDWNLAWPLLLGSVPFAFLGGRLKFENRTQDLVLAVVLLYAAGVLILSVPAKDGESQPPVRPILVGSGAGIGFLSGLVGVGGGIFLSPLMILNRWAQPHKVAALSAGFIFANSLAGLSARPFDFLRESLSLWPLITVGILGAVGGSFLGANRVSSLALRRALGLVLLLAVAKLLQKGLGL; encoded by the coding sequence GTGGCCCTTGGCTACAGTATGGTCGGCCATGGCGGAGCCTCGGGATACCTCGCGCTGCTTGCATTCACCGCGATTCCGAGCGCGGTCGGGGCCACAACAGCGCTCGTTCTCAACGTCTTTGTCGCAGGCATCACCTTGGTGGTATTTGGGCGAGCGAAGCATTTTGATTGGAATCTCGCGTGGCCGCTCTTGCTGGGTTCGGTTCCCTTTGCCTTCTTGGGGGGTCGCCTCAAGTTTGAGAACCGAACCCAAGACCTCGTTCTTGCGGTGGTGCTTCTTTATGCCGCTGGAGTGCTGATTTTAAGCGTTCCCGCGAAAGACGGCGAGAGCCAACCACCGGTTCGTCCTATCCTTGTGGGGTCGGGGGCTGGCATTGGTTTCTTGAGCGGGCTTGTCGGGGTCGGCGGAGGGATTTTTTTGTCTCCATTGATGATTCTGAATCGGTGGGCGCAGCCGCACAAAGTGGCAGCCCTTTCGGCGGGTTTCATTTTTGCGAACTCGTTGGCCGGTCTCTCGGCTCGACCTTTTGATTTCCTGCGAGAAAGCCTGAGCCTCTGGCCGCTGATCACAGTTGGCATTCTTGGCGCAGTCGGTGGAAGCTTCCTCGGAGCCAATCGAGTATCAAGTCTTGCCCTTCGGCGAGCGTTGGGATTGGTTTTGCTACTTGCTGTGGCTAAGCTGCTCCAGAAGGGATTGGGGCTATGA
- a CDS encoding ThiF family adenylyltransferase, which produces MKFSLSSAPIAAEPIAHDEAGGFVVFEGKVRNHAEGQSVVGLEYEAFPEMSIAQGEVLVQEAIERFGLLEARVIHRVGQLAIGDTAVVVQTASAHRREAFEACEWIMDQLKWRVPIWKRETYASGVAAWVVPGEAASSPVDDEMFARQMRLSEVGPEGQAALAGARVLLVGVGGLAAGSLPSLVGSGIGTLGLVDADLVELSNLHRQTLFAASDIGRVKVERAAVFARRLRPQLSVQLFPVRLAEGNAEQLISGYDWIVDGTDSLSTKLLLDCVCQRLGRPLVTASVHQFEGQLMTVRPGGPCLADLFPEPPPDHCVGTCAQSGVLGVVPSLMGVLQANEVIKGILGLPVLDDKLLLFDFRTLEATTIRRKSSSELSSGGSVWDVDATSINLASFELVDIREPNETPELTRPHHRVPMAECYEVEWQRPTLFVCASGRRSYRLVADLRARGVRDVFSLQGGVECLERD; this is translated from the coding sequence ATGAAGTTCTCACTCAGCAGTGCCCCGATTGCCGCTGAGCCAATAGCCCACGATGAAGCCGGCGGATTCGTCGTTTTTGAAGGCAAAGTACGGAATCACGCCGAGGGGCAGTCCGTCGTTGGGCTTGAATATGAAGCATTCCCCGAAATGTCAATTGCCCAGGGAGAGGTGCTTGTTCAAGAGGCCATAGAACGTTTTGGGCTTTTGGAAGCCAGAGTGATCCATCGCGTCGGGCAACTTGCCATCGGCGATACGGCGGTCGTCGTGCAAACGGCCTCAGCCCACCGGCGAGAGGCCTTTGAAGCCTGCGAGTGGATCATGGACCAGCTCAAGTGGCGGGTTCCCATTTGGAAGCGCGAAACCTACGCCAGCGGGGTCGCTGCGTGGGTTGTTCCCGGTGAAGCCGCTTCTAGCCCGGTGGACGATGAGATGTTTGCCCGGCAAATGCGACTTTCCGAAGTCGGACCCGAGGGTCAAGCTGCGCTTGCTGGGGCGAGGGTCTTACTGGTCGGGGTGGGGGGCCTTGCGGCCGGGAGCCTGCCTTCACTCGTTGGATCCGGCATCGGGACGCTGGGTCTGGTAGACGCCGACCTGGTTGAGCTCTCGAATCTTCATCGCCAAACCTTGTTTGCCGCCTCCGATATCGGGCGCGTGAAGGTCGAGCGGGCGGCGGTATTCGCGCGTCGGCTTCGGCCCCAACTGTCGGTTCAGCTATTTCCAGTGCGCCTCGCTGAAGGTAATGCCGAACAACTCATTTCCGGTTACGACTGGATCGTGGATGGGACCGATTCCCTCAGCACAAAGCTCCTGCTCGACTGCGTCTGCCAGAGGCTCGGCCGCCCCCTGGTCACCGCCAGTGTTCACCAATTTGAAGGTCAACTGATGACGGTTCGGCCCGGAGGACCGTGCCTTGCCGATCTCTTTCCCGAACCGCCTCCCGACCACTGTGTTGGAACCTGCGCCCAATCAGGGGTACTCGGCGTTGTGCCTTCGTTGATGGGGGTACTCCAAGCAAACGAAGTCATCAAAGGCATCCTTGGATTGCCGGTCTTGGACGACAAATTGCTCTTGTTTGATTTCCGCACCTTAGAAGCAACCACGATCCGTCGCAAGTCCTCCAGTGAACTCAGTTCCGGGGGTAGCGTTTGGGACGTAGATGCAACCTCCATCAATCTTGCAAGCTTTGAGTTGGTGGATATTCGGGAGCCTAACGAAACTCCCGAGCTCACCCGGCCCCATCATCGAGTGCCTATGGCGGAATGCTACGAAGTCGAATGGCAACGACCTACCTTGTTCGTTTGCGCCTCCGGAAGGCGTAGTTACCGCCTCGTCGCCGACCTCAGGGCACGGGGTGTTCGCGACGTCTTCTCGCTCCAGGGAGGAGTCGAGTGCCTTGAACGTGATTGA
- a CDS encoding MoaD/ThiS family protein has translation MKTVTVRYFAVLRERRGLAVEQKTTPCETVGELVETLIAEHRLGLPPALIRVAIDHEFVDPAAPLHDGRELVLIPPVAGG, from the coding sequence ATGAAGACCGTCACTGTCCGCTATTTTGCCGTCCTGCGAGAGCGCCGTGGGCTTGCCGTTGAACAGAAAACGACCCCATGCGAGACCGTGGGCGAACTCGTCGAAACGCTCATCGCCGAGCACCGGCTCGGTCTTCCGCCCGCACTGATTCGAGTTGCAATTGACCATGAGTTTGTCGATCCAGCTGCCCCCCTACATGATGGTAGAGAGCTCGTCCTGATTCCCCCGGTGGCAGGCGGATGA
- a CDS encoding molybdopterin molybdotransferase MoeA, with protein MITVDEALSIIRDHRPSFPTERMELRNALGRVLAKDVVSPFDIPLFDNSAMDGFAVGSPEGPWEIVGEVAAGATAPGGIQPCEAVRIFTGAPVPTRTYGIIAQEDASEQDGLLVGEVRKGGHVRLQAEEAPVGHLVAQKGATLTPPHLAACASCGLATVEVRGLPNVTILSTGNEVVPPGQSLQDGQIFNSNATALSSALALRGIDAQVRHARDSQEELHTQIHESIQSSELLITTGGVSVGAHDLVLSAMEEAGFNVKFHGVAVKPGKPIAFGTREDGKAWFGLPGNPLSTWVGFLIFVSAWLGDELPRESRQVARKMDRKPGREEFLPAKLLPSGEVVILNVIGSHANFGLLESDGLVRINPNGITLAQGENIEFLPFPWNRNR; from the coding sequence GTGATCACCGTCGATGAGGCGCTCTCCATTATTCGCGATCATCGCCCGAGTTTCCCAACGGAACGAATGGAACTGCGCAACGCGTTGGGGCGGGTGTTGGCCAAGGATGTTGTTTCGCCATTTGATATACCGCTCTTTGATAACTCTGCCATGGACGGCTTCGCCGTCGGGAGTCCGGAAGGGCCCTGGGAAATCGTTGGTGAGGTTGCCGCGGGGGCGACGGCTCCTGGGGGTATCCAGCCGTGTGAGGCCGTGCGCATCTTCACAGGAGCCCCCGTGCCAACCCGAACCTACGGCATCATCGCGCAAGAAGACGCTTCGGAACAAGACGGCTTGCTCGTGGGAGAAGTTCGAAAGGGCGGGCATGTGCGGCTTCAGGCTGAAGAAGCTCCGGTGGGGCATCTCGTCGCGCAGAAGGGAGCGACGTTGACACCACCCCATCTCGCCGCGTGCGCGAGTTGCGGACTTGCCACGGTTGAAGTCCGCGGTCTGCCCAATGTCACCATCCTCAGCACCGGGAATGAAGTCGTGCCGCCTGGCCAGTCACTCCAAGACGGTCAGATCTTCAATTCCAATGCGACCGCCCTGTCTTCAGCTTTGGCCCTCAGAGGCATCGACGCACAAGTGAGGCACGCCCGGGACTCTCAAGAAGAGCTGCACACCCAGATCCACGAGTCGATCCAAAGTTCCGAGCTCCTCATCACGACCGGCGGAGTTTCCGTCGGGGCGCATGACCTTGTTCTTTCGGCCATGGAAGAGGCGGGCTTCAACGTGAAGTTCCATGGGGTCGCCGTGAAACCGGGCAAGCCGATTGCCTTCGGAACGCGCGAAGATGGGAAAGCATGGTTTGGCCTCCCAGGGAATCCGCTTTCGACTTGGGTGGGCTTCCTTATCTTCGTCAGTGCCTGGCTCGGTGATGAATTGCCCCGTGAATCCAGGCAAGTCGCGAGAAAGATGGATAGGAAGCCGGGACGCGAAGAGTTTCTCCCGGCGAAGCTACTACCCAGCGGTGAGGTTGTGATCCTAAACGTCATTGGCTCCCACGCGAACTTTGGCCTATTGGAGAGCGACGGACTTGTAAGGATCAACCCCAATGGGATCACGTTGGCCCAAGGCGAGAACATCGAGTTCTTGCCTTTCCCATGGAATCGAAACCGATGA
- the moaCB gene encoding bifunctional molybdenum cofactor biosynthesis protein MoaC/MoaB, whose protein sequence is MRDVSFKNTTKRTALARAELTASEETIRRVQNGDTPKGDPVPVAKVAAIQATKKTTEWIPYCHNIPIEHVRVEFEFLADRIVVEVFVVSVGKTGVEMEAMTGAAAAVLTLYDMLKMIDDDMEIVGVRLLSKTGGKSDLPKLSDWSAQVLVMSDRAHRAEYEDRSGPALEQALKGHGAGSVSVKVLPDESELLVNEVRAAAERGVSLLVISGGTGVGPRDITSDTIAPLLEKSLPGVVAAFQSYSHSRLPTAMLARPLAGIIGETVVLAIPGSPGACEDAMVCLMPSLLHVHSMLAGEGHP, encoded by the coding sequence ATGAGAGACGTTTCTTTTAAGAACACGACCAAGCGAACGGCCCTCGCTCGCGCTGAACTCACGGCGAGCGAGGAGACGATTCGGCGCGTGCAGAATGGCGATACTCCCAAAGGAGACCCGGTTCCCGTCGCTAAGGTTGCGGCGATTCAGGCGACGAAGAAAACAACCGAGTGGATTCCTTACTGCCATAACATCCCGATTGAGCATGTGCGGGTCGAGTTTGAGTTTCTAGCAGACCGGATCGTGGTCGAGGTCTTCGTTGTCTCTGTGGGCAAAACCGGGGTTGAGATGGAGGCCATGACCGGGGCCGCTGCCGCCGTGCTCACCCTCTACGACATGCTGAAAATGATCGACGACGACATGGAAATCGTCGGCGTCCGCCTTCTTTCCAAGACTGGAGGGAAGAGCGATCTTCCCAAGCTTAGCGACTGGAGCGCACAAGTTCTGGTGATGTCAGATCGAGCGCATCGTGCCGAGTACGAAGATCGCAGCGGCCCGGCCCTTGAGCAGGCGCTCAAGGGCCACGGCGCAGGCTCTGTCTCGGTGAAAGTTCTGCCCGATGAATCGGAATTGCTGGTTAATGAGGTTCGCGCTGCCGCTGAAAGAGGTGTTTCGTTGCTCGTGATCAGCGGAGGCACTGGAGTTGGCCCGAGGGATATCACTTCTGATACCATCGCACCGCTCCTCGAAAAAAGCCTCCCTGGTGTGGTCGCTGCCTTCCAATCCTACAGCCACTCACGGCTACCCACCGCCATGCTAGCTCGGCCCTTGGCTGGGATCATTGGAGAAACGGTTGTGCTGGCAATTCCGGGCAGTCCGGGAGCGTGCGAGGATGCCATGGTCTGCCTGATGCCGAGCCTGTTGCACGTTCATTCGATGCTCGCTGGGGAGGGCCATCCGTGA